The Podospora pseudopauciseta strain CBS 411.78 chromosome 2 map unlocalized CBS411.78m_2, whole genome shotgun sequence genome has a window encoding:
- a CDS encoding uncharacterized protein (EggNog:ENOG503NZ3G; COG:S) has translation MEAPMHLTVGSTRTISTPPTPSTTTMFSASPAFTPTLSPPMSPPMSPPMTPYSPPLSSPASPFGVRASLCRTVSTIFKPDMKFSEKEVARAKALMSEHCNNKSRKSKGEFTYKDANAVLASIAEGKAPDATPALVYALQTDFEANASIKRRKSTNLFKVMTGRDQEDIRSDVLERAVQNCSYEIVYALALKADQDAFDRALPFAITQNDTAKVSVLISGGANAEPLHEQFLHVVDNGPNDMLPLLLGRLKGACGDCRHKGLVRASASGNYMKVQNLLDAQADPKFENAAALKAAILGHYEDIAVAIASTPEMASIPLILDAMVGEAFTAGLDRALIACLQSGAKGPVRDEVLLEAVKQRRSVELIQSLVQHGSSIEHKNGAVIHAAIQSRSVPMLKAVLYGGPSKLTISTTIDSLASVRSISIIHDMASLLLPAGLEGEPVNRLLAISLHGDSLEGDATSRSSLVQFLVQRANADVNFNGGQPLVLASTKGWLEILSVLLSGPVTLQSLQAAVAASIGLADSEVRLGIVKRLLHAAGYNRQPLEQSVFQVACRSLDLSLLNLLPHASQSPEEVLAGFRAALANPKWQMPAGLSTIRALLHLGVSGSDVRQAFCHAAKSYERDAFELFAAYVDIRTVIDAFQGVIQTSKDWLAPDDKYLWLVHDLLTWGGRGREQANHAFLIAIEAYLMHRCSEAMVETMLSVGHANVNFQSGEALKLAVRAGNTEVLRMLLGRGATVDSIEGAFFEVMVTSLTEETALLFIDIVTSSDGSNVVQTFRKTIPQLRTPVRECLAAHPGSIKLVKRLIKLGVKFDMTEPTALYGSDYGPEPCTALLWSLLPRPPGCRPIEPGVILALIEAKVADVNFVAPVSKATALILAAAFGHAEVVNHLIKAGANTRIRDSLDSSALFYASREGHLDIVKALLKMPYRPNDGSLHEAARNLHSKVCRALIATKNFSVNFASFLHGVRTPLHEMACCCDGSGSQVDMEDTLLELKKGGLDLFQFWKTPKWKNALILALENPRPFAVIKALLDMVWDDINNDNNVYTLQEPSPKTGSMITCHYSPTMYLKFLHPSNSEKEAELNYALEQMLRDKGAEDRYWSDVAADQPLGAIGYPEALAKEIKRLEKIQRDHDDQLRRDKEAQFQKIFIEQTRHEQRLVQEGQATVHKVQNSNILHESKLHQDAEVTLQQLQTLEEKNHIAHRGRVLANQDKAGLLAVDNNGLAQKHHINERHQQVMDNQKVHLAQMLDYQAYRKTQMMDQQKLHQTQMTDHHKLVTQERADYQKFITQQRTDWQKGVDQQKLLTHKTMEKQKLKATEAVDKHKVHQLHKMNKETRDNVKKTGEQQVTLKKSMAKLDVKADQRKLDFQRNTDQNKLNFAHASNQQKVDYQWDTHDEELNFEQNKAGMRLLEQEMSKRIGGPAAPGQRKVVKGKQQGPRGFIEQ, from the exons ATGGAAGCCCCAATGCATCTCACAGTGGGCTCCACTCGAACAatttcaacaccaccaacaccatcgacaacaacaatgttCTCAGCATCTCCTGCTTTTACCCCGACATTGAGTCCACCAATGAGTCCCCCAATGAGCCCACCAATGACCCCATACTCGCCTCCACTCTCCTCACCAGCATCACCTTTCGGCGTGAGAGCCAGCTTGTGCAGAACCGTGTCCACCATCTTCAAACCCGACATGAAATTCTCGGAGAAAGAAGTGGCCCGGGCCAAAGCTCTCATGTCGGAGCACTGCAATAACAAGAGTCGAAAGTCCAAAGGAGAATTCACCTACAAAGACGCCAATGCGGTTCTCGCAAGTATCGCCGAGGGAAAAGCTCCTGATGCAACTCCGGCCCTTGTCTATGCCTTGCAGACCGACTTCGAAGCCAATGCTTCCATCAAGCGACGGAAGAGTACCAACCTCTTCAAGGTCATGACCggccgagatcaagaagatATTCGCAGTGATGTTCTTGAGAGAGCCGTGCAGAATTGCTCATACGAGATCGTCTATGCACTCGCCCTGAAGGCGGACCAAGACGCGTTCGACAGAGCACTTCCGTTTGCCATCACCCAGAATGATACGGCCAAAGTGTCTGTCTTGATATCCGGTGGTGCGAATGCTGAGCCCCTGCATGAGCAGTTTTTGCATGTTGTGGACAACGGTCCGAATGACATGCTTCCCCTCCTGCTGGGAAGGCTTAAAGGAGCGTGCGGAGACTGCCGGCAcaaggggttggtgagggctTCAGCATCAGGCAACTACATGAAGGTTCAGAATTTGCTGGACGCACAGGCGGACCCGAAATTTGAGAATGCAGCTGCACTCAAAGCCGCGATATTGGGTCACTACGAAGATATTGCTGTCGCCATTGCGTCTACACCCGAGATGGCATCTATCCCCCTTATCTTGGACGCCATGGTGGGAGAAGCATTCACCGCTGGTCTAGACCGGGCCCTGATTGCTTGTCTACAGTCAGGGGCAAAAGGTCCTGTGAGAGATGAAGTCTTGCTTGAAGCTGTCAAACAGAGGCGGTCGGTTGAGCTCATCCAGTCGCTTGTTCAGCATGGCTCATCAATCGAGCATAAGAACGGGGCGGTGATACATGCCGCCATTCAGAGCCGCTCTGTGCCGATGCTCAAAGCCGTGCTGTATGGAGGGCCGTCAAAGCTCACCATCTCTACAACAATCGACTCGCTAGCTTCGGTTAGGTCGATTTCAATCATTCACGATATGGCCAGCCTTTTGCTTCCTgctgggttggagggagagCCAGTCAACAGATTGCTCGCCATATCGCTCCACGGGGATTCTCTTGAGGGCGACGCTACGTCACGGTCTTCATTGGTGCAATTCTTGGTACAAAGAGCCAATGCAGATGTCAACTTCAACGGAGGCCAGCCGCTTGTGCTCGCTTCGACAAAGGGGTGGCTGGAAATTCTCTCCGTCCTGTTGTCTGGTCCAGTCACTCTACAGTCACTGCAGGCTGCTGTCGCTGCGTCTATTGGCCTTGCGGATAGTGAGGTACGCCTTGGGATTGTCAAACGACTACTGCATGCAGCTGGCTACAATCGCCAACCTCTTGAGCAGTCGGTGTTCCAAGTTGCTTGTAGAAGCCTGGATCTGTCACTCCTCAACCTTCTACCCCATGCCAGTCAGTCACCAGAAGAAGTCTTGGCTGGATTCCGCGCTGCTCTAGCAAATCCTAAATGGCAAATGCCGGCTGGTCTCTCGACAATCCGCGCACTACTTCATCTTGGTGTTTCAGGGAGCGATGTCAGACAAGCCTTCTGTCATGCCGCCAAAAGCTACGAGCGGGATGCTTTCGAGCTCTTCGCTGCCTATGTCGACATTCGCACAGTCATTGATGCCTTTCAGGGTGTCATCCAGACTTCCAAGGACTGGCTCGCTCCGGACGACAAATATCTTTGGCTTGTCCATGATCTGCTCACGTGGGGTGGCCGAGGGAGAGAGCAAGCCAACCACGCCTTTCTTATTGCCATTGAGGCATATCTGATGCACCGTTGTTCAGAGGCTATGGTTGAGACTATGCTCAGTGTTGGACACGCCAATGTCAACTTTCAGTCTGGAGAGGCTCTGAAGCTGGCAGTTAGGGCTGGAAATACTGAAGTCTTGAGGATGCTTCTTGGCCGTGGGGCAACAGTGGACTCGATTGAGGGTGCTTTCTTCGAAGTCATGGTTACCTCACTGACTGAAGAGACAGCACTTTTGTTCATCGACATTGTCACATCATCTGATGGTTCTAATGTTGTTCAGACGTTCAGAAAGACGATACCCCAACTCCGCACGCCAGTCAGGGAGTGTCTGGCGGCCCATCCTGGTTCCATCAAACTTGTGAAGCGCTTGATTAAGTTGGGCGTCAAATTCGACATGACAGAACCAACCGCCCTATATGGCAGCGACTATGGTCCTGAGCCTTGTACCGCTCTTCTCTGGAGTTTACTGCCTCGACCACCAGGATGTCGCCCAATTGAGCCAGGTGTCATCCTAGCATTGATTGAAGCCAAAG TAGCCGATGTGAACTTTGTGGCACCGGTTTCGAAGGCCACAGCGCTCATTCTTGCCGCCGCCTTTGGGCATGCTGAAGTTGTCAATCACCTGATTAAAGCCGGGGCAAACACCCGAATACGGGACAGCTTGGACAGTTCCGCTTTGTTCTATGCATCCCGCGAAGGTCACCTTGACATTGTCAAGGCTCTGCTGAAGATGCCATACAGGCCCAACGATGGTAGCCTTCACGAAGCTGCAAGGAACCTCCACAGCAAGGTTTGCCGTGCCCTGATAGCGACCAAGAACTTCTCTGTCAACTTTGCGTCTTTTCTTCACGGGGTTCGAACCCCCTTACATGAAATGGCATGCTGCTGTGATGGGAGTGGCAGTCAGGTGGACATGGAGGACACTCTTCTTGAACTCAAGAAAGGTGGTTTGGACCTTTTCCAATTTTGGAAGACACCGAAATGGAAGAATGCCCTAATATTGGCTCTGGAAAATCCGCGACCGTTCGCAGTGATCAAAGCTCTTCTTGACATGGTCTGGGACGacatcaacaacgacaacaacgtATATACCCTGCAGGAGCCAAGTCCGAAAACGGGAAGCATGATCACTTGTCATTACTCACCAACTATGTATCTCAAATTCCTCCATCCATCAAATTCGGAGAAGGAAGCTGAGCTTAACTACGCCCTTGAGCAAATGCTGAGAGATAAAGGGGCTGAGGATAGATACTGGTCTGACGTCGCTGCTGATCAGCCGCTCGGCGCAATCGGCTACCCTGAGGCACTTGCAAAAGAGATCAAACGCCTTGAGAAGATCCAGCGGGACCATGATGACCAGCTCCGTCGGGATAAAGAAGCACAATTCCAGAAGATTTTCATTGAGCAAACCCGCCACGAGCAGCGCCTGGTTCAAGAAGGACAAGCTACGGTTCACAAGGTTCAGAATAGCAACATCCTTCATGAGAGCAAGTTGCATCAAGACGCAGAAGTCACACTCCAGCAACTCCAAACATTGGAAGAAAAGAACCACATTGCTCACCGGGGCCGCGTGCTCGCCAACCAAGACAAAGCCGGACTTCTCGCGGTAGACAACAATGGTCTCGCTCAGAAGCATCACATCAACGAGCGCCACCAGCAGGTGATGGACAATCAGAAAGTCCACCTCGCACAGATGCTGGACTATCAGGCTTACCGCAAGACCCAAATGATGGATCAGCAAAAGCTCCACCAGACACAGATGACAGACCACCACAAGCTTGTCACTCAGGAGAGAGCCGACTACCAGAAATTCATCACCCAGCAGAGAACAGACTGGCAAAAG GGAGTCGACCAGCAGAAACTCCTCACTCACAAAACCATGGAAAAGCAAAAGCTCAAGGCCACCGAGGCAGTCGATAAGCACAAGGTTCACCAGCTCCACAAGATGAACAAGGAAACCCGCGACAATGTCAAGAAGACAGGCGAGCAGCAAGTCACGCTCAAGAAGTCGATGGCCAAGCTCGATGTGAAGGCGGACCAGCGAAAGTTGGACTTCCAGCGCAACACAGACCAGAACAAGCTGAACTTCGCACATGCCAGCAATCAGCAAAAGGTGGACTATCAATGGGATACCCATGACGAGGAATTGAATTTCGAGCAGAACAAGGCAGGGATGAGGCTATTGGAACAGGAGATGTCAAAGCGGATTGGTGGACCAGCGGCTCCGGGGCAAAGGAAGGTTGTGAAGGGAAAGCAGCAAGGACCGAGGGGATTCATTGAACAGTAG
- a CDS encoding uncharacterized protein (EggNog:ENOG503Q4X5), whose protein sequence is MAINGPLKAVPGSAEYLESQLSGPELSCRHFPKYRAEEDHRYPSRLGFFSSDPEPKITYLDTKKLCIACLVAAVPDGFNYIPSSTPATSAPLPIKAPELPSQAFQAGHHRLNRGSQPVPTPSHLIAPPVSIDLAQSPWLQHGWNWMKSQRKPFYVDALYPLDDRLPIVRATVTRDAEIATHSGTPYAGQIITLNSTVLQTEFQQSTVTSTIKQVTVKRKQIEDGKQKKTATSTTKAKPQDTNRGPKSTSSDIPPVPTPKVAANLQNDLGPRSPNTVSLSKASSKEATSTSISSKTVSTTGSVQSKPRNGTSDTKLKAETGLKSEGLVNSGAHSSAASSVIPTAKITEERHIPSSITNWQDLMMPISQPTPGLDTKAAAGNVVNTGASLAGKISLGQAKPPGKDMANLTQAASATAAARTTITQTQQSTSSSSQRYLAKNWSRHDPIPFQDNSHIPPLKAYKRTAGIQGQASEFLPLEKLLPKGTVVASDEDISTFQFPDKSSGPLQKILMSIPQTSHAPTGGPSVSRQFIDSLLSTTTSTVQTSASMVQTRGVVGLDGRQGPGQKMPAAQGAKTTSLRQTVGQAIGGLTSTKATMPLPTKAPAQPSIPGSQAVQTAASGIFAAAKQTISSKEQTRSAPKEDKDKTKQRVPPVAAKPSQVKESSGAVKKNSDTKSKETKVKTEQTKTSSTLTASANKTSTSSKDTSESTKAKKEISSAETKTRGANKRSGGGDGKSLVGSGLNKLKDVVAAVAEGSAGLHEPKSKQDGGKDNKTVKSDAKKKATHGVKKEVKSKVKQGIKKDSKTAKPPKTSGDKSIKESKGKEKVKKSMASTKSESRSVSKRQEMKSKTTKTKTTTTKAGEKTEKKTEEETEEDTEDETEEDTEDETEEETEFDDEDESEDESEDESGEETEDESGDESEDKTESEEKSTSESSGHKKLSDVKKGSTGDNDDPDGFKEDGDSDFSNPNAKRKEQSADPKDPEDPTNASKGSNEEQSSKADNLDTTKKNAVDDDDAAANKASTADGPSDTQLFSITKDQAEENSKSQESSTENGSCHAKEASSEEKAATSTASKSEDTRSTTVKTQDNTVTSTSYEASTKETLSTSNEVLTTGEPPATPQRSVPDSSSTVDQRISEPTKADKSSGSAVLAGAAVTGAAVIAGAVIYHNITNNSSTTINIDQSSHNHQIEAAQQGEGDTDSDNNDQHSVQGAQDSDVEQHDGYNSNGENDQLSGNDTDSDNGRGNDTDSNSGEHNANDSDNDEEVDNGSQAGFDTQSVDGSQQGEHDSDDNDNHHESDDGSDSEGDSEGNIESGGDGESDNEGNMAGEEGSFKGYASSDDGHRKSDDEGGSNDDDGDENEDDSQRSSVSGDDDDNQSHNGWGNQDSDEEQNNGSDADGNGEENEWGDDTQSQVSGDGDDDDNDAQSVSGQSSGGGSNHTGTANSKDGNGDGDDDEDGYGYHNDSGDEPAGDSDDRSLNQDSDALQDDDNELDDDNEQDDDDEQDDDNEQDDDNEQDDEAEDDEAEDDEAEDDEAEDDEAEDDEAEDDEAEDDEAEDDEAEDDEAEDDEAEDDEAEDDEAEDDGVEDDGVEDEYGQDKGDEQDDENYEYGQNEEYGQDYEDGQDGDGNGYEEDYMY, encoded by the exons ATGGCAATCAACGGCCCTCTGAAAGCAGTACCCGGCTCGGCAGAGTACCTGGAGTCTCAGTTGAGTGGTCCAGAGCTTAGCTGCCGGCACTTTCCCAAGTACCGTGCCGAGGAGGACCACCGCTACCCGAGTCGTCTTGGCTTTTTCTCTTCCGATCCCGAGCCCAAGATTACCTACCTTGACACCAAGAAGCTCTGCATTGCCTGTCTCGTAGCCGCAGTCCCAGACGGATTCAACTACAtcccttcttcaacgccaGCAACGTCAGCGCCCCTGCCAATCAAGGCACCAGAGTTACCTTCACAGGCATTCCAAGCTGGTCATCATCGTCTCAACCGAGGGTCTCAACCGGTGCCCACGCCCAGTCACCTCATTGCCCCACCTGTGTCAATCGACTTGGCACAGTCGCCATGGCTTCAACATGGTTGGAACTGGATGAAGAGCCAACGGAAGCCATTTTACGTCGATGCGTTGTACCCTTTGGATGATCGGCTACCTATCGTCAGGGCAACAGTCACGAGAGATGCTGAAATAGCTACCCATTCGGGGACCCCGTACGCTGGTCAAATCATCACTCTCAATTCAACCGTTTTGCAAACAGAGTTTCAACAATCTACCGTGACTTCGACGATAAAACAAGTCACGGTCAAAAGGAAACAAATCGAAGATGGAAAACAGAAGAAAACCGCAACGTCGACAACCAAGGCGAAACCTCAAGACACGAATCGCGGTCCCAAGTCCACCTCCTCAGACATTCCGCCAGTGCCAACGCCAAAGGTCGCTGCGAACCTTCAGAATGATTTAGGACCTCGCTCTCCCAATACAGTTTCTCTGAGCAAGGCATCCAGCAAAGAAGCAACTTCAACAAGCATCAGTTCAAAGACTGTCAGCACTACGGGCTCCGTCCAGTCGAAGCCTCGTAACGGTACGTCGGATACAAAGCTAAAGGCAGAAACCGGCTTGAAGTCAGAGGGCTTGGTAAACTCTGGGGCTCACAGTTCTGCTGCATCATCTGTCATACCAACCGCGAAGATCACAGAGGAGCGCCATATCCCCTCGTCGATTACCAACTGGCAAGACTTGATGATGCCCATATCCCAGCCAACTCCTGGCCTGGATACTAAAGCCGCGGCTGGAAACGTTGTCAACACCGGGGCAAGTCTCGCTGGCAAGATATCCCTGGGACAAGCCAAACCTCCTGGAAAGGACATGGCCAACCTTACACAG GcagcctcagcaacagcagccgcACGGACAACCATCACACAGACGCAACAGTCAACATCTTCGTCAAGTCAACGTTATCTTGCAAAGAACTGGAGCCGCCACGACCCTATCCCGTTTCAAGACAACAGCCACATACCACCTCTGAAGGCCTACAAACGTACCGCAGGAATACAGGGGCAAGCTAGCGAATTTCTGCCTTTAGAGAAGCTATTGCCCAAGGGCACTGTTGTCGCATCCGATGAGGATATTTCCACGTTCCAATTCCCAGACAAGTCCTCTGGTCCTCTGCAGAAGATCTTAATGTCCATTCCTCAGACATCACATGCCCCCACCGGCGGCCCATCCGTGTCACGACAATTTATCGACAGTCTCTTGTCAACTACAACATCCACAGTTCAGACAAGTGCTTCTATGGTCCAGACGAGAGGGGTTGTCGGCTTGGATGGACGCCAGGGCCCTGGTCAAAAAATGCCAGCGGCGCAGGGAGCCAAGACAACATCTCTCCGACAGACAGTTGGTCAAGCCATTGGTGGTCTTACCTCCACAAAGGCAACGATGCCCTTGCCAACCAAAGCACCGGCTCAACCATCTATCCCCGGATCACAAGCAGTGCAGACAGCTGCGTCAGGTATTTTCGCTGCTGCAAAACAGACCATCAGCTCAAAAGAACAAACCCGGAGTGCCCCCAAAGAGGACAAAGATAAGACCAAACAAAGAGTTCCGCCTGTCGCTGCTAAGCCATCGCAAGTCAAGGAGTCTTCAGGGGCAGTCAAGAAGAACAGTGACACCAAGTCTAAAGAGACAAAGGTGAAGACAGAACAGACCAAgacatcctccaccctcaccgcctcTGCCAATAAAACATCCACGAGTTCCAAAGACACAAGCGAGTCtaccaaggccaagaaggaaatTTCTAGTGCTGAGACGAAGACGCGTGGTGCGAACAAGCGGAGCGGGGGCGGGGACGGGAAGTCTCTGGTGGGCTCTGGGCTGAATAAGTTGAAGGACGTTGTAGCCGCAGTTGCGGAAGGCTCCGCCGGTCTCCACGAGCCCAAGTCCAAGCAAGATGGAGGCAAGGATAACAAGACTGTAAAGAGCGATGCTAAAAAGAAGGCTACCCATGGGGTGAAGAAAGAGGTCAAAAGCAAGGTCAAGCAAGGGATCAAGAAAGACAGCAAGACGGCTAAGCCTCCAAAGACAAGCGGCGACAAGTCTATCAAGGAGTCGAAAGGAAAGGAGAAAGTCAAAAAGAGTATGGCGTCTACGAAGTCAGAGTCTCGAAGTGTCTCCAAGAGGCAAGAGATGAAGAGCAAGACAACAAAGACAAAGACTACCACTACTAAGGCTGGGGAGAagacggagaagaagaccgaggaggagactgAAGAGGATACGGAAGATGAGACTGAAGAGGATACGGAAGATGAGACTGAAGAGGAGACTgagtttgatgatgaggatgagagcgAGGATGAGAGTGAGGATGAGAGTGGGGAAGAGACTGAGGATGAGAGTGGGGATGAGAGTGAAGATAAGACTGAGAGTGAGGAGAAGTCCACCAGTGAGTCATCAGGCCATAAAAAATTGTCAGACGTTAAAAAGGGATCAACTGGCGACAATGACGACCCAGATGGCTTTAAGGAGGATGGTGACTCTGATTTTTCAAATCCGAACGCCAAGAGAAAGGAACAATCAGCAGATCCCAAAGACCCTGAGGACCCAACCAATGCCTCAAAGGGTTCTAATGAGGAGCAATCCTCCAAGGCCGACAATCTGGACACCACTAAGAAGAATGCtgtcgatgacgacgatgcaGCCGCCAACAAAGCTTCGACTGCGGATGGACCATCAGATACGCAGCTATTTTCAATCACCAAAGACCAAGCCGAGGAGAATTCAAAGTCTCAAGAGTCTTCCACCGAGAACGGATCTTGCCATGCCAAGGAGGCTTCATCTGAAGAAAAAGCCGCAACATCCACCGCCAGCAAGAGCGAAGATACAAGATCCACCACTGTCAAAACCCAAGACAACACTGTCACGTCAACCAGTTATGAGGCTTCCACCAAGGAGACCCTTTCTACCAGCAACGAAGTATTGACCACCGGCGAGCCTCCGGCCACGCCTCAGCGATCAGTCCCTGACAGCTCCTCTACCGTGGATCAGAGGATCAGTGAACCGACAAAAGCTGACAAGTCATCCGGTTCTGCCGTTCTAGCTGGAGCTGCGGTAACTGGTGCTGCGGTAATAGCTGGTGCAGTCATTTACCATAACATCACAAACAACAGTTCAACCACCATAAACATTGATCAGTCTTCGCACAACCACCAAATTGAAGCTGCTCAACAAGGAGAGGGAGACACTGATAGTGATAACAACGATCAACACTCTGtacaaggagctcaagataGTGATGTTGAGCAGCATGATGGTTATAATTCGAATGGTGAAAACGATCAACTCAGCGGCAACGACACTGATAGCGATAACGGACGTGGGAATGACACCGACAGCAATAGCGGAGAACATAACGCAAACGACTCAGACAACGATGAAGAGGTTGACAATGGGAGCCAAGCGGGCTTCGACACCCAAAGCGTCGATGGGTCCCAACAGGGGGAGCACGACAGCGACGACAATGATAACCACCACGAAAGCGACGACGGTAGTGACAGTGAGGGTGACAGCGAAGGTAATATCGAAtcgggaggagatggagagagtGATAACGAGGGAAACATggcaggcgaggaaggaagTTTCAAAGGCTATGCCTCAAGTGATGATGGGCACCGAAAGTCGGATGATGAAGGTGGCTCCAacgatgacgatggggaCGAAAATGAAGACGATTCTCAGAGGTCGAGTGTTtctggggatgatgatgacaaccAGAGCCACAATGGATGGGGAAATCAAGATAGCGACGAGGAGCAGAACAATGGGAGTGATGCGGATGGCAATGGTGAAGAAAACGAATGGGGAGATGACACACAGAGCCAAGtcagtggtgatggtgacgatgatgacaatGACGCCCAGAGTGTCAGCGGGCAGAGCTCTGGAGGCGGCTCTAACCACACCGGAACGGCTAATAGCAAGGATGGAAAcggggatggagatgacgatgaggatggatACGGGTATCACAATGACAGTGGAGATGAACCCGCTGGAGATAGTGATGACCGAAGTCTGAACCAAGATAGCGATGCCTTGCAGGACGATGACAATGAGCTGGACGACGATAATGAGcaggacgacgatgatgagcagGACGATGATAATGAGCAGGACGACGATAATGAACAGGATGATGAAgcggaggatgatgaagcggaggatgatgaagcggaggatgatgaagcagaggatgatgaagcagaggatgatgaagcagaggatgatgaagcagaggatgatgaagcagaggatgatgaagcagaggatgatgaagcagaggatgatgaagcagaggatgatgaagcagaggatgatgaagcggaggatgatggagttgaggatgatggagtTGAGGATGAGTACGGGCAGGATAAGGGCGATGAGCAAGATGATGAGAATTATGAATATGGGCAGAATGAGGAGTACGGGCAGGACTATGAAGATGGGCAAGATGGTGATGGCAACGGATATGAAGAAGACTATATGTACTAG